A window of the Zeugodacus cucurbitae isolate PBARC_wt_2022May chromosome 4, idZeuCucr1.2, whole genome shotgun sequence genome harbors these coding sequences:
- the LOC105211578 gene encoding nedd8-activating enzyme E1 catalytic subunit, producing the protein MSSDMLTVASGSPNPLISLNSKRWNSLRHILERPGPFCKSDFTASGENLETLQTMLKVLVIGAGGLGCELLKDLAMMGFGNLHVIDMDTIELSNLNRQFLFRRKDLGLSKAECAAHFINERVPTCHVTSHFAKIQDFDESFYSQFHIIVCGLDSIVARRWINGMLISMLEYNEDGSVDPSTIIPLIDGGTEGFKGNARVILPGLTSCIECTLDLFPPQVTYPLCTIANTPRLPEHCIEYVKIIQWEKENPFSAPLDGDDPQHVAWVYERSLERANQYNISGITYRLVQGVIKNIIPAVASTNAVIAAACATEVFKLGTSCYDNMNNYMNFNDIEGIYTYTYPPEKSDTCLACSNTPQDLNVDDPNTTTLDDLIKILCESQRFQLKSPGLTTIIDGKNKTLYISAVKSIELQTRANLTMSLAELGLYDGASIMVSDVNMPTTLTLILKYHPNEVEMK; encoded by the exons ATGTCTTCAGATATGTTAACGGTTGCGTCTGGTTCACCGAACCCGCTAATTTCACTAAACAGCAAGCGATGGAACAGTTTGCGTCACATACTAGAGCGACCAGGACCATTTTGCAAATCTGACTTCACTGCATCTGGCGAAAACTTGGAAACCTTACAAACTATGCTTAAAGTTCTTGTCATCG GTGCTGGTGGTCTTGGGTGTGAATTATTAAAAGATCTTGCTATGATGGGTTTTGGCAATTTGCATGTCATAGATATGGACACAATTGAGTTGTCGAATTTGAATCGCCAGTTCCTTTTCAGACGCAAGGACCTAGGATTATCAAAAGCGGAGTGTgctgcacattttataaatgaacgTGTACCCACTTGTCATGTGACGTCACATTTTGCTAAAATCCAAGACTTTGATGAAAGTTTTTATTCACAATTTCACATTATTGTGTGTGGATTAGATTCCATTGTTGCGCGTCGTTGGATAAACGGTATGCTTATTTCTATGTTGGAATACAATGAGGACGGTAGTGTTGATCCCTCTACGATAATACCATTGATTGACGGTGGCACGGAAGGTTTTAAAGGAAATGCGCGTGTAATCCTGCCTGGACTCACGTCGTGTATCGAGTGCACATTAGATTTGTTTCCACCACAGGTCACATATCCTTTGTGCACAATAGCCAATACACCGCGCTTGCCAGAGCACTGCATAGAATACGTGAAAATAATCCAATGGGAAAAGGAGAATCCGTTTAGTGCACCACTAGATGGCGATGATCCGCAACATGTAGCATGGGTATACGAGCGTTCTTTAGAGCGCGCCAATCAATACAATATTTCGGGCATAACGTATAG GTTAGTGCAAGGCGTCATTAAAAACATCATTCCAGCTGTTGCAAGCACCAACGCTGTCATTGCGGCAGCTTGTGCCACTGag GTTTTCAAATTGGGCACGAGTTGCTACGATAATATGAACAACTACATGAATTTTAACGACATCGAAGGCATTTACACTTATACTTACCCACCGGAAAAAAGTGATACTTGCTTGGCTTGCAGCAATACACCGCAAGATTTGAATGTCGATGACCCGAACACAACCACACTtgatgatttaattaaaatactttgtGAAAGTCAGCGCTTTCAATTGAAGAGTCCAG GCTTAACTACCATCATAGATGGTAAAAATAAAACACTGTATATATCAGCAGTTAAGAGTATAGAGCTACAAACACGTGCAAATCTCACGATGTCTCTGGCTGAGTTGGGGCTTTATGATGGAGCGAGCATTATGGTCAGTGATGTCAATATGCCAACCACATtaacattaatattaaaatatcatcCCAATGAAGTGGAAATGAAATGA
- the LOC105211603 gene encoding centrosomal protein cep290 yields the protein MEISELVSARKFRDFNTKQKEELYETLLQLIVSIEEIPKKSLRRTLEVSLAVLQYKGEQVVTLKSQLEDKESSDDDRYNERLVDENERLKVMLARLDDEKTELKAKVKQLTEDIFQLQKRLQEAAQSAASEVSDKDSSDPLSELDKQEDLLRNINSKNKHIKRLLREIEALQNQNIAQSKTIIECETELQQNKTKLLQLSADVTLVDSERKALKETVNELNIEIARLEGNITYLEEEREKSERDLKTFIEKLEIKAQSWKNMLDMKDKEVKKLRARLEIVGETASLSENTPCPEKYALGKNTINSDNDEETTKLLHALESRDKHIESLESKIKYLAEEMMSSTRLMNQLSAEKEEARNPNKSRACCKTIEESLQAANERCRELSEMLERSEEDNALKSKQALQAISALDAYQRGEDGLVKALRKCTALEQKVISRDKQIRALIMELNSMHEIAHENGILRRRLNIPDDMVISAKNLVAKERNKDKMIERLTLKLRASEEMRLQLKLEKSDLRKELLASQKQSSKSAEAEEERATLDSLRIPSEVGEVTDSVNANNGEISAQVKFCTNCKLSLDVNIPDESSAFIATSQLKYQDVLDENDTLRAGMFEILEKLREYDASSDHITIDTEMLYRLLEALRTSSVPNTPKRLQNELQALKAREEALRTLIKEQPQQTLAAEETDELSSVESMREGSELRKGFEEDLTFNLPQPLDSSTRPTTPNKNIVQSELPIVEVGSTVGDADSRDLELQKTELKIYRQAFEELQQQMKASDIEQSRHLAELSKQLVSVQLELNKEKSSYAFMREEYDNTLNDSKRNELRYIEHVATLHKELSTLKDKLTCLEVQHTHLVNAGNYSKEDYLQVVAENTNLRAQLAFIIEQLLAGKLNDELRVPDICADYGIIDESLQLDHLTVEEYQGLQTALNEAQQQREESLKKSAQLERLLEIAQCQIQSQQKLLNEITDNHVNLRHLVADLQSNTEEKLLLAKMQRELDNGKQELSNLHFDFDQLKQRCALLERDVIAKEQKSVELSERFQKECHAKEVKIRFLQKSLFTLREKYAKFTPLIFLTNYIFAYTKFVKMSLRKSENTKEDEFIEFVKDSVITKLKPDNGVVDESHNLIKIIKAETQCKILEGNLHDLQKRYDSLHEELLEQRISSAKETEHWQTISALFQINETDNSTITPADEKVKEKDTLIPTQNNVATNTETPVPAERKLSTSTTPNTVRRKSTAEILDKNLSPIGSPVRRIEKTDATTQTSVVKETTSSGEVKKEDHEMSDKLMSRDSEATNLEPSCKEPIHQEISTEQEEQTAKPAVAVLSKETIDAIVQTPCNEMECQSVQTETSMTTKPQDENSAKVLEQRIMEMKEQMQKRDIDLKECKNALLTSNKRIEELQGELHICKSSKQQGSETIATAETASKSDIIEKTILSFQTLLSEKDKSISKYQDLLQTEREQVQITTTKLNNDIEDLKNTITNLNFNIKTKDIEILELKTKLEVTSIRRNSAEKLDLATGAVGGGGEDSGDNSLNELTDEKIEEMFQQEPAGVTDGTPKRREPESSKEENNEQLEKQDTESLKETTTLLKQIKELKEKASYWEKALSVKDEELTLLKEKVSLYEEREKALECSVNPELEQMRTLLEEKEKHINDLTETLNNFHDDQQRFIKDSSSYSADQIAKLHADLTRTEATNKIYHTQVEALRRQITNLTQREKQAREQNQSLRNQLIKRPVVSIKTELNARVKTENLQKRIQTLELDLEDARTQIQRQQIALEAKRAKCASEVGLWEKQKRWQQNAEKFKAKYEETEGTLEKTRALLQSARNMIARLEKEKQAHELRHGRTNQNAGMQAMKCCRTPSCPNLQPGGCKYTPSESPETYTGASSECSSPIHSAINRHKHIETHFYAATARLVDSATDKNQPHAELIEALKARLELQQRKILAMELEGKGNNALTIEMEKLQEKLSEIEAQNIRLEAKNLQLQLDNDLLRQGDGTERLQKRIKYLEDYIIALKEEMAQSEARRELCKCSGIKVNTQLGQSAEQTILSLRGIVEKLRSENKYLKDGRRSCESRSVHESSNADLCRLQKLYSESLDKVAALQDELNKKAKCKICSKNIPHPNDELAFIKEQLSKKTQLLQKAKVLLTRAAAKEKVLKEQLLLWKRKCSELQNVPVIDEISE from the exons ATGGAAATATCAGAATTAGTCTCGGCACGTAAATTTCGCGACTTTAATACGAAACAAAAGGAGGAATTATATGAAACTTTACTGCAGCTAATTGTGTCCATAGAAGAGATACCCAAGAAGTCTTTACGCCGCACTTTGGAAGTCTCCTTGGCTGTATTGCAGTATAAAGGCGAACAGGTAGTAACCTTAAAGTCGCAACTAGAAGATAAAGAGAGCAGTGATG ATGATAGATATAACGAACGGTTGGTGGATGAGAATGAAAGACTTAAGGTTATGTTGGCAAGACTCGATGATGAAAAAACAGAGCTGAAAGCCAAAGTCAAGCAG CTTACTGAAGATATTTTTCAACTTCAAAAACGCTTACAAGAGGCCGCTCAATCTGCTGCAAGCGAGGTTAGCGACAAGGACTCCTCCGATCCACTATCAGAGTTGGACAAACAAGAGGATCTGCTACGAAATATCAATTCAAAGAATAAGCACATAAAACGTTTACTGCGCGAAATAGAG GCgcttcaaaatcaaaatatcgCCCAGTCCAAAACTATCATCGAATGTGAAACAGAGTTGCAACAGAACAAAACAAAGCTGCTACAACTTAGCGCTGATGTAACCCTTGTCGACAGCGAACGGAAGGCGTTAAAAGAAACCGTAAATGAACTTAATATTGAAATTGCCCGCCTTGAAGGCAATATTACTTATCTCGAGGAAGAACGGGAGAAAAGTGAAAGAGATTTGAAGACTTTCATTGAAAAGCTAGAAATCAAAGCGCAATCATGGAAAAATATGTTGGATATGAAGGATAAGGAAGTGAAAAAGCTGCGCGCGCGTCTCGAAATAGTTGGAGAAACGGCAAGCCTGTCGGAGAATACACCGTGCCCTGAAAAGTATGCTCTAGGAAAAAATACCATTAATAGCGATAACGATGAGGAAACCACCAAGCTTTTACAT GCCCTCGAATCACGCGATAAACATATCGAGTCTCTTGAGTCCAAGATTAAATATTTGGCCGAAGAAATGATGTCTTCCACAAGACTAATGAACCAACTATCCGCCGAAAAGGAAGAAGCGCGTAATCCAAATAAAAGTCGTGCCTGCTGTAAGACAATTGAGGAATCTCTTCAAGCGGCAAATGAACGTTGTCGCGAACTCTCAGAAATGTTAGAGCGTAGTGAGGAAGATAATGCGCTTAAATCCAAACAAGCACTGCAAGCAATTTCAGCACTGGATGCCTACCAGCGAGGCGAGGATGGTCTAGTAAAGGCATTACGTAAGTGCACTGCACTGGAACAGAAGGTGATCTCACGTGACAAACAAATACGCGCGCTTATAATGGAGCTCAATTCGATGCACGAAATAGCACATGAAAATGGCATATTGCGCAGACGTTTGAATATACCTGATGACATGGTGATATCGGCGAAAAACTTGGTAGCCAAAGAACGCAACAAAGATAAAATGATAGAAAGGTTGACTTTGAAGCTGCGCGCCTCAGAGGAAATGCGTCTTCAGCTGAAGTTAGAGAAGAGTGATTTAAG GAAGGAGTTGTTGGCGTCACAAAAGCAATCCTCAAAATCCGCTGAAGCTGAAGAAGAAAGAGCTACATTGGACAGTCTGCGCATTCCTAGTGAAGTCGGCGAAGTTACAGATAGTGTAAATGCGAACAATGGCGAAATCAGTGCACAGGTTAAGTTCTGCACGAACTGTAAATTGTCACTCGATGTGAAT ATACCAGATGAATCCAGTGCGTTTATAGCCACCAGTCAACTGAAATATCAAGATGTACTCGATGAAAATGACACTCTGCGGGCTGGCATGTTTGAGATCCTAGAAAAGCTACGTGAATATGATG cttccTCCGATCACATCACCATCGACACGGAAATGCTCTACCGACTGCTCGAAGCATTGCGCACTAGTTCGGTGCCAAATACGccgaaacgactgcagaatgaATTACAAGCTTTAAAAGCACGTGAAGAGGCTTTACGTACACTAATAAAAGAGCAACCACAGCAAACACTGGCTGCGGAAGAAACAGACGAACTCAGTTCTGTGGAAAGCATGCGTGAAGGTAGCGAATTACGCAAAGGCTTTGAGGAAGATTTAACTTTCAATTTACCTCAACCATTGGACTCTTCCACGCGTCCGACTACGCCGAACAAGAATATTGTACAGAGCGAGCTACCAATAGTAGAAGTTGGTTCAACGGTGGGCGATGCCGACTCACGCGATCTCGAATTGCAAAAAACCGAATTGAAAATCTACCGTCAGGCTTTTGAAGAACTGCAACAGCAAATGAAAGCAAGTGACATCGAACAGTCACGACATTTAGCAGAATTGAGTAAACAACTTGTCAGTGTACAGCTAGAGCTTAACAAAGAAAAGAGTTCTTATGCTTTCATGCGCGAAGAATATGACAACACGCTAAACGATTCCAAACGAAATGAGTTGCGTTATATCGAACATGTGGCAACATTACACAAGGAATTGAGCACCCTCAAGGATAAATTGACTTGTCTCGAAGTACAGCACACACATCTAGTGAATGCCGGAAACTACAGCAAGGAAGACTACTTACAAGTAGTAGCAGAGAATACAAACCTTAGGGCACAACTAGCGTTTATTATTGAACAGCTTTTGGCGGGCAAATTGAACGATGAGCTTCGCGTTCCGGACATATGTGCAGATTACGGTATCATAGATGAAAGTCTACAGTTGGACCATTTAACCGTTGAGGAATATCAAGGGTTACAAACGGCACTAAACGAGGCACAGCAGCAACGAGAAGAATCACTGAAAAAATCAGCACAACTAGAGAGATTACTGGAGATTGCACAATGCCAGATACAATCACAACAAAAGCTTTTGAACGAGATCACAGATAACCACGTTAACTTGCGACATCTAGTCGCCGATCTGCAGAGCAATACGGAAGAAAAGCTACTGTTGGCGAAAATGCAACGGGAACTTGACAATg GTAAACAGGAGCTGTCGAATTTGCACTTTGACTTTGACCAACTGAAGCAAAGATGCGCCCTCTTAGAGCGTGATGTAATCGCAAAGGAACAAAAGTCAGTCGAACTATCCGAACGTTTTCAAAAGGAATGTCATGCCAAGGAAGTAAAAATTAG GTTTCTACAAAAGTCACTTTTTACCTTGCGGGAGAAATATGCTAAATTTACACCTCTCATCTTCCTGACAAACTATATTTTTGCATATACCAAATTTGTGAAGATGTCTCTTCGAAAAAGTGAAAACACTAAAGAGGACGAGTTCATAGAGTTTGTTAAAGATTCAGTTATCACTAAATTAAAACCCGATAATGGAGTCGTGGATGAGtcacataatttaattaag ATCATAAAGGCAGAAACACAATGCAAGATACTAGAAGGAAACTTACATGATCTGCAAAAGCGTTATGATTCCCTGCATGAAGAGCTGTTGGAGCAACGAATAAGTTCCGCGAAAGAAACGGAACACTGGCAAACAATTTCAGCGCTTTTTCAGATAAATGAAACGGACAACAGCACAATAACTCCAGCTGATGAGAAAGTTAAAGAAAAGGATACTTTAATTCCGACACAGAATAATGTAGCCACCAATACCGAAACCCCGGTACCAGCTGAACGAAAGTTATCGACAAGCACAACACCAAATACAGTCAGGAGGAAATCAACTGCGGAAATATTAGATAAAAATCTCTCGCCCATCGGCTCGCCTGTACGACGTATAGAGAAGACAGATGCCACAACGCAAACAAGTGTGGTAAAAGAAACAACAAGCTCGGGTGAAGTCAAGAAGGAAGACCATGAAATGTCGGATAAATTGATGTCCAGAGACAGTGAAGCCACTAACTTGGAGCCTAGTTGCAAGGAGCCAATACATCAAGAGATCTCTACAGAGCAAGAAGAGCAAACAGCGAAGCCTGCTGTTGCTGTGTTGAGTAAAGAAACTATAGACGCCATAGTACAAACACCCTGCAATGAGATGGAATGCCAAAGTGTGCAAACCGAAACTTCAATGACGACGAAGCCGCAAGATGAAAACTCGGCCAAAGTACTTGAACAGCGTATTATGGAAATGAAAGAGCAAATGCAAAAACGAGATATTGATCTGAAGGAGTGCAAGAATGC ACTTTTGACATCTAATAAACGCATTGAAGAACTCCAAGGTGAGCTGCATATATGTAAGTCTTCGAAGCAGCAAGGAAGCGAAACTATAGCAACTGCTGAAACGGCATCGAAGAGCGATATCATTGAA AAAACAATACTCTCATTCCAAACATTACTTAGTGAAAAAGATAAATCCATAAGCAAATATCAAGATCTCTTACAAACCGAACGCGAGCAAGTTCAAATTACCACTACGAAGCTCAACAATGACATAGAGGATCTAAAGAACACAATTACGAATTTAAACTTTAACATCAAAACGAAAGATATTGAAATACTCGAATTAAAGACTAAACTGGAGGTTACGAGTATACGAAGAAATTCTGCAGAAAAGCTTGATCTTGCTACAGGCGCAGTTGGCGGTGGTGGTGAAGATAGCGGTGATAATAGTTTAAATGAGCTGACTGATGAGAAAATCGAAGAAATGTTCCAACAAGAGCCTGCTGGAGTAACAGATGGTACGCCCAAAAGACGAGAGCCTGAATCCTCAAAGGAAGAGAATAACGAGCAGTTAGAGAAGCAGGACACAGAGTCATTAAAAGAGACAACAACATTGCTTAAGCAAATCAAAGAGTTGAAGGAGAAAGCCAGCTATTGGGAAAAAGCATTATCAGTTAAGGACGAAGAACTAACATTACTGAAAGAGAA ggTTAGTCTTTATGAGGAGCGTGAAAAAGCATTGGAGTGTTCTGTGAATCCGGAACTTGAGCAAATGAGAACGCTGCTGGAGGAGAAGGAGAAGCACATCAATGACCTGACGGAGACGCTTAATAATTTCCAT GATGACCAACAACGCTTTATTAAAGATTCTTCCAGCTATTCGGCGGACCAGATAGCCAAACTACATGCCGATCTTACACGCACtgaagcaacaaacaaaatttaccaCACACAAGTCGAAGCACTACGACGACAAATCACCAACTTGACACAGAGAGAGAAGCAAGCACGGGAGCAGAATCAGTCACTTCGCAATCAACTCATAAAACGACCTGTGGTATCCATTAAAACCGAACTGAACGCGCGGGTTAAAACGGAAAACCTGCAAAAGAGAATACAGACACTCGAACTGGACCTGGAGGATGCACGCACACAAATACAACGGCAGCAGATCGCACTCGAAGCCAAACGCGCGAAATGTGCTTCCGAAGTGGGTTTGTGGGAGAAACAGAAACGCTGGCAACAGAATGCCGAGAAATTCAAAGCTAAATACGAGGAGACAGAAGGCACTTTGGAGAAGACGCGTGCACTTTTGCAGTCAGCACGCAACATGATCGCTCGCTTGGAGAAGGAGAAGCAAGCACACGAGCTAAGACACGGCCGAACAAACCAAAATGCGGGAATGCAAGCCATGAAATGCTGTCGCACACCGTCTTGCCCGAATCTGCAACCCGGAGGCTGCAAGTACACACCGTCAGAAAGTCCGGAAACATATACTGGCGCAAGCAGCGAATGCAGTTCCCCAATCCACAGCGCGATTAACCGTCATAAGCATATCGAAACACATTTCTACGCGGCGACAGCACGATTAGTCGACTCTGCGACAGATAAAAATCAACCGCATGCGGAGTTGATTGAGGCGCTTAAAGCGCGGCTCGAACTGCAGCAGCGTAAAATTCTTGCCATGGAGCTGGAGGGCAAGGGCAACAACGCGCTCACGATCGAAATGGAGAAGTTACAGGAGAAATTGTCAGAGATTGAAGCGCAGAATATACGTTTGGAGGCCAAAAATCTGCAGCTGCAACTTGACAATGATCTGCTACGACAGGGCGATGGAACAGAGCGTTTACAAAAGCGCATCAAATATCTGGAGGA TTACATAATTGCTCTAAAAGAGGAAATGGCGCAATCTGAGGCACGCCGTGAATTATGTAAATGTTCGGGTATCAAAGTGAACACGCAGCTGGGTCAGTCAGCAGAGCAAACCATACTTTCATTACGCGGTATTGTGGAGAAGCTGCGCTCAGAAAATAAATACCTCAAAGACGGGCGACGATCGTGTGAATCTCGA AGTGTACATGAATCATCGAATGCGGATTTATGTAGGTTACAAAAATTGTACTCGGAATCGCTGGATAAGGTGGCTGCTTTGCAGGACGAGTTAAATAAGAAGGCGAAATGCAAAATTTGCAGCAAG AATATCCCACACCCTAATGACGAGCTGGCTTTCATTAAGGAACAACTTAGTAAAAAAACACAACTTTTGCAAAAAGCGAAAGTTCTACTTACACGTGCGGCAGCCAAGGAGAAGGTACTAAAGGAGCAACTGTTACTGTGGAAGCGTAAATGCTCTGAACTGCAAAATGTACCCGTTATAGATGAGATAAGTGAATAA
- the LOC105211604 gene encoding gustatory receptor for sugar taste 64a, with protein sequence MLSRNKLREILSKHQQAFQGSKVIPPKTPNERTKTANPGKPSKKIFLENIEDSDAVNPNGLIERRTPIEYFTYKENDFHYKKPTEHTDYSKLDIFHRAVSPILIIGQCFSLMPVQGVGQPNPRNVRFSFKTLRVLITMVFLIASSALNLAMMRHLARIGVNAKNLVGVVFFTCVQSSTILFLSLAQRWPRLIRFWTRTEMIFISKPYEMPKRNLSTRVRRAAVTIIFLSAVEHLLYLASAVVSQYRRANLCAALQNSTVHFTFKDFTYKNYDYVYQLFPNTTLVGSLILVVNFICTFVWNYMDLFIMMIGKGIAYRFEQMKMRINNLLDKEVPETIFMEIRDHYVKLLELLEYVDEDLSGIILLSCANNLYFVCYQLLNIFNKLRWPINYVYFWFSLLFLIGRTAFVFLTAASINDEAKDALGVLRRVSAKTWCVEVERLIFQMATTTVALSGKKFYFLTRRLLFGMAGTIVTYELVLLQFDEPNRSKGLPQLCA encoded by the exons ATGCTTAGTCGGAATAAGTTACGTGAAATTTTGTCGAAGCATCAACAGGCTTTCCAGGGAAGCAAAGTTATACCGCCAAAAACTCCAAATGAAAGGACCAAAACTGCAAATCCGGGAAAGCcgagtaagaaaatatttctggaGAATATAGAGGATAGTGATGCAGTGAACCCTAATGGACTGATCGAACGGCGTACGCCAATTGAGTATTTCACGTATAAGGAAAAtgattttcattacaaaaaGCCGACCGAGCATACTGATTACAGCAAACTGGACATCTTTCATCGCGCAGTTAGCCCAA TCCTTATTATAGGTCAGTGTTTCTCATTAATGCCGGTTCAAGGGGTAGGACAGCCGAACCCGCGTAACGTCAGATTTTCTTTCAAAACCTTGCGGGTGCTGATCACTATGGTATTTTTAATTGCGAGCTCTGCACTAAATCTGGCGATGATGAGGCATTTGGCCAGAATTGGTGTAAATGCGAAAAATTTAG ttGGCGTGGTATTTTTTACATGCGTACAATCATCGACGATACTGTTCCTTTCGCTAGCACAACGTTGGCCCCGGCTTATTCGGTTTTGGACACGCACTGAAATGATCTTCATAAGTAAGCCGTATGAAATGCCCAAACGTAATTTATCTACACGCGTCCGTCGAGCTGCGGTCACAATCATTTTCCTCTCAGCAG TGGAACATTTGTTGTATCTGGCGTCAGCTGTAGTCTCGCAATATCGCAGAGCGAATCTCTGTGCCGCTTTGCAGAACAGCACAGTTCATTTTACATTCAAAGATTTCACCTACAAGAATTATGACTATGTGTACCAGCTCTTCCCCAACACAACACTGGTTGGCAGTCTGATTTTG gtgGTGAATTTCATATGCACTTTCGTTTGGAACTACATGGATCTCTTCATAATGATGATCGGTAAAGGCATCGCTTACCGCTTCGAGCAAATGAAGATGCGTATAAACAACTTGCTGGATAAG GAAGTGCCTGAGACGATTTTTATGGAGATAAGAGATCACTACGTGAAATTATTGGAATTGCTCGAATACGTCGATGAGGATTTATCAGGAATTATTTTGCTCTCTTGTGCTAATAACCTATATTTCGTTTGCTATCAATTGCTGAATATTTTCAA TAAATTGCGTTGGCCAATTAATTACGTGTACTTTTGGTTTTCGCTACTCTTCTTAATCGGTCGGACGGCTTTCGTTTTCCTAACAGCAGCATCCATCAATGACGAGGCAAAAGACGCTTTGGGTGTACTTAGGCGTGTGTCGGCGAAAACCTGGTGTGTTGAG GTGGAacgtttaatttttcaaatggcaACTACGACGGTGGCCTTATCTGGGaagaaattctattttttaacCAGGCGTTTACTTTTCGGG ATGGCAGGCACCATTGTCACCTACGAATTGGTTTTGCTGCAATTCGATGAACCCAACCGTTCCAAAGGTCTACCACAGCTATGTGCTTAG
- the LOC128921590 gene encoding gustatory receptor for sugar taste 64b — MSQLLQDQTFHNCVSKVLFISQFFGLLPVSNILANDVQRIHYTWFSSHVLYSGIILLLNTLEFFTVGYLVFKSGLNFHNSGTISLFVVCMLEHLYFWRLAIKWPFIMRAWRRTEEIFLRPPYRIYATYNMKARIYALTCLVMCSAMVEHSFLVFNSFHKSNLERTQCKYNITFWESLYSRERPHLSRVVPFNIWYLPVVEWINLTLAYPRSFTDAFIICVSVGLAARFHQLYLRIDAVHNKALPMLFWTEVREHFLELMHLMRLLNDKIAPLILLACSNNMYFICFQLFNSFQNIGVDLIAVTAFWYSLFFAIFRTILTLFMASSVNDYSKRILLTLRSVPSTSWCVEVGITPRFVYNHNKCHCHFCFPFHYVALFYWRYFVIGSTVQRTAGLRFNGLVWLRFLLHHAATNFGDGQHYLYL, encoded by the exons ATGTCGCAGCTGCTGCAGGATCAAACATTCCACAATTGCGTCTCCAAAG tGCTCTTCATATCACAATTTTTCGGCTTGTTGCCCGTTTCCAACATATTGGCCAACGATGTGCAGCGGATCCATTATACTTGGTTTAGTTCACATGTCCTTTATTCGGGGATCATACTACTTTTGAATACATTGGAATTCTTCACAGTTGGTTATTTGGTATTCAAATCTGgtttaaattttcacaattcag GTACAATATCTTTGTTTGTGGTGTGCATGCTGGAGCATTTGTACTTTTGGCGTTTGGCCATTAAGTGGCCATTTATCATGCGAGCGTGGCGACGCACAGAGGAGATATTCCTACGTCCGCCCTATCGTATATATGCGACATATAATATGAAGGCACGCATTTACGCATTAACCTGTCTGGTTATGTGTAGTGCCATGG TGGAGCACAGTTTTCTTGTATTTAATTCGTTTCATAAAAGCAATTTAGAACGAACGCAATGCAAATACAATATCACTTTTTGGGAGAGTCTCTACAGTCGGGAAAGGCCACACTTAAGTAGAGTTGTACCATTTAACATTTGGTATTTACCTGTGGTCGAA TGGATTAATTTAACCTTGGCTTATCCCAGATCCTTTACTGATGCGTTCATTATTTGTGTCAGCGTGGGGCTTGCGGCACGTTTTCATCAACTTTATCTACGCATAGATGCTGTCCATAATAAG GCCCTTCCAATGCTCTTCTGGACTGAAGTGCGAGAACATTTTCTCGAGCTAATGCATCTTATGCGTTTACTGAACGACAAAATAGCACCGCTGATACTATTAGCATGCAGTAATAATATGTACTTTATCTGTTTTCAGCTATTCAACAGTTTCCA AAATATCGGCGTTGACCTGATTGCTGTTACCGCTTTCTGGTATTCCTTGTTTTTCGCCATCTTTCGCACCATTCTTACACTCTTCATGGCCTCCTCTGTTAATGACTACAGCAAACGGATATTGTTGACTCTGCGAAGCGTGCCAAGCACGTCGTGGTGTGTTGAGGTGGGCATAACACCACGCTTCGTTTATAATCATAATAAGTGTCATTGCCACTTTTGCTTTCCCTTCCACTATGTGGCTCTCTTTTATTGGCGCTATTTTGTTATTG GCTCAACGGTTCAGCGAACAGCTGGCCTTCGATTTAACGGCTTGGTCTGGTTGCGGTTTCTTCTTCATCACGCGGCAACTAATTTTGGCG ATGGCCAGCACTATCTTTACCTATGA